A single region of the Brachypodium distachyon strain Bd21 chromosome 3, Brachypodium_distachyon_v3.0, whole genome shotgun sequence genome encodes:
- the LOC100825629 gene encoding protein TIFY 11e, whose protein sequence is MAVPAATTGATTSRFAAACDALSLYMKKSADKSRMQPSAVPVRPLPLMPGADVVADDDIREEPAQAQLTIFYGGRVVVLEDCPADKAAALVRLAAAAAAAAPEKKKKELDLPVARKASLQQFMDKRKARLAARAKPYRRADDADYLALAL, encoded by the coding sequence ATGGCAGTGCCGGCAGCGACCACAGGCGCAACCACCAGCCGGTTCGCGGCGGCGTGCGATGCGCTTAGCCTGTACATGAAGAAATCTGCAGATAAATCCAGGATGCAGCCCTCGGCCGTGCCCGTGCGGCCTCTACCCCTCATGCCTGGCGCCGACGTTGTTGCCGACGACGACATCAGGGAAGAGCCGGCTCAGGCTCAGCTAACCATCTTCTACGGCGGGCGGGTGGTGGTGCTGGAGGACTGCCCGGCCGACAAGGCGGCCGCCTTGGTGCggctcgctgccgccgccgctgccgctgcgccggagaagaaaaagaaggagcTCGACCTGCCGGTGGCGAGGAAGGCCTCGCTGCAGCAGTTCATGGACAAGAGGAAAGCCAGGCTCGCCGCTCGCGCCAAGCCGTACCGCCGCGCGGACGACGCCGACTATCTCGCGCTTGCCCTCTGA